The nucleotide window GAGTGCTCTCGAGGGTACGCCCGGCCCTCCCGCGCCTGAGGAGCGGACGTTTCGTGTTCTCCCTATTGCAGCCCCCTCTGATGCCATCCCTTCTGTTCCCGGCACAGCCTGCCGCCAGCCCTGCCCCAGTGAGAGCCGCTGCCGCCTCCCAGCCCAAGCAGCCACCGCCGCCTCCCCAAACCTCCTCTGCGGGTGCCCCCAATTCTGCTGGAGTGGCCAAACCAGCCCCCAAAACCACCGCGAAAGGTACTGGCCTGAACCAACGCTCAGTCCTCGCTGAGTCTGACCGCGCTGGGGGGATGACGGGACCGGGGTGAGGATGCTGAGCCCCCCTCTTCCCCCGtagcccagcagcagctggcattcctggaaggcaggaggaagcagctgaTGCAGGCCGCCCTCCGTGCCAAGCAGAAGAACGACATTGAGGGGGCAAAGCTCTTCCTGCGCCAGGCCAAAGGGCTGGACCCCATGATCGAGGCCTCGCAGAACGGCTTGCCTGTCGATATAACCaaggtcaggggtttttttaggtttgtGGCTCTGGGCAGGCTCCTCGTGTCACAGATCTGACCCCTTCCCTCCGCTCCAGGTCCCCGAAGCCCCCGTGAACAAGGAGGACTTTGTGCTTGTGCAGCGTCGGGGGGTGCACATCTCTCCCGAGGCAGCCAGCCAGTACCTGGAGCTGATGAAGCTGATCCGGCAGCAGCACGAGGTAGTGGAGCCCAGGGGACGGCCAAAAAATAGGGTTATTTTGGCTGCATGTGGGGAGAGATTGAGAACGAGGCGGGCAGGACGCCATGTGGGGCTGCGTGAAGTGTGCAATGAAAGAGGggagacctgggggggggggggggggtccttccTCACTGTAGATGAGGAAGGAAGGatagtgaggaggaaggaaatgagCTGCTTCCCTCGCCAAGGGCAGGGTGCTTTAAATCTCGGCATAAATCGAGGCTGAGTTTGGACTGATGCGGGGTTTTCTGCTGGAGAAGAAACCTCCAGGCTGGAGCGGGACACTCGGGAAAGGGGCGATGCCTCTGGGCTTGGAAAACCCAGCACCAACGTGTCCGGGGAGCGCTGGGTCGGGTGGATCTGGCATTGGGGCTGCCATGGCTGCCCAAGGAGCTCTGCTCCTCTGTGGCCGCCCAGGCCAGGAGGCCGGCGGGATGCAGAaaccttcctcttctctcctcttcctcccagatGTGCATGAATTACTCCAAGCAGTTCACTCACCTGGGGAACATTGCGGAGACGACCAAGTGAGTCTGCCGGCCAGTGCACGCGGCGTTTGTCTGCTGGGGTGGTGcgggcaggcagagagggcagGATTGCCACAGGGGGAGGCACCTTCCTCGCCACGAGAGCGCGGTGGTGCCGAGGAAGATGAGGACGTTGCCATAAGCCGCTCTCCCGCCAGGTTTGAGAAGCTGGCTGAGGACTGCAAGCAGAACATGGAGATCCTGAAGCAGGCCCACGCCCGGGGCTTCCCGCTGCCCAAGTACCATTATGAGCAACGAACCTTCAGCGTCATCAAGTAGGGGCTCGCTGGCTGAGCGCGGCTTCCGCAGGCGAGGAAGGACGGGCGGGCGCTGATGGGATTCTTCCACTCTCTCCGTCCACAGGATCTTTCCGGAGCTGAACAGCAACGACATGGTGCTGTCGATAGTGAAAGGGATCAACCTCCCGGCACCGCCAGGTGAGAGAAAACGAGGGGAGAGTGCAGGACGGCCGTGACTGCGGAGACCTCCCCAGCTCGGGCTACGCTGCTCGGCTGTAGGCACCGGCCCAGAGGGCTCGCGGCAGCTTGCAAGCCACCGGCACTGCCCTGGCAGCTGTCAGCCGGCGCTTGGCGGCTGGGGATCCTTGccgtggtggggaggagggagcgcTGGGGTTTGCTTGTTTCCCCCTTGCTGTGCCGGGTGCCCGCTGACAACtgtcttttttcttaattacCTGCTGTTAAAATGCCCCGGGGGCGGCTGGGCCCCTCGCCAGCGCTCATTAACGTGCACTGCTTCCCCGGCTGTTCTCACCCGCGGGGAGTGGTGAGGACATGGCGATGGTCCTGCCAAAGCCCCGATATGCCAGGCGGGCTCCCCaaggagcagcaggcagctgtcTGTGCTGGCAGAGCTTAGGGACAGTGCGGGGGCCCAGGGAGGACCGTGAATCCTCTGCCGCGGCAACCTGCCAGTGGTTGGCACCGCCGGCATGGCACTCACGCCGTGTTGGCCTTGCAGGTGTGGCTCCCAACGATCTGGACGCCTTCGTGCGCTTCGAGTTCCCCTACCCCAACGCGGTAAGTCGGCATCCCTCTGCCGTGCTCCCCGGCCGAACGGCTCAGCCCTCACCCTCCCGCCTTCACCTTGGCAGGAGGAAGCTCAAAAAGACAAGACCAACGTGATCAAAAACACCGATTGTCCCGGTAAGTGCCCCGTTCTGCCCTTCCCgagaggcggggagggggctggtaCCAAGGGAGTGACATGAAGGCTCCATGCAGTCACTGCAGAGCGTGCCAAGGCTCTGGGCTGAGAATCGTTAGCATGACAGGGAGGCGTAATTAACGCGGCTCTGCTCCTGGCCCCCATCTCGTTGGGGGCTCGGCGCTGCTCCTCCTGTTGATGCTGCGGTTTTGGTGCGGTGGTTCCCTTGGCAGAGTTCAAGGAGCAGTTCAAGCTGTACATGAATCGAGGGCACCGGGGGCTCCGGCGGGTCCTTCAGACCAAAGGCATCAAGTTTGAAGTGGCACATAAAGGGTAAGAGACCGAGGTTTTCCCCCCTCTTCTGGCTGCCCCGAGCTGGTTTTACCCCTCTCCGCTCTCCCAGGGGGCTGTTCAAGACGGACCGTGTCATCGGCACAGCCCAGCTCAAGCTGGAGGCACTGGAGACGGCGTGCGAGGTTCGGGAGATCATTGAGGTGAGGAGCACCGGGGCCCGTCACCCCCTCCACCGCCATCTCTTGGGGGTGGACACCGTCTCTCCGGTTCGTCAATGGGATTTCCCTCCTCTCTCCGGTTTGTTAACGgtatttccctcctctctcccagctgctggatGGCCGCCGGCCCACGGGGGGGAAGCTGGAAGTGATCGTGCGGATCAGGGAGCCCCTgagctcccagcagctggagacGAGGACGGAGCGCTGGCTGGTCATCAACCCCAGCACCATGCCCCCGGTAAGTGCCGCGGTGGGTGCCGGATACCGCCCGCAGGCCCCAGTTGCCCTCGGGCTCCCCATCCATTAAATAAacgccgcggcgggggggggaaacacCCTCTTAAACCCGGCTCTCCCTCCAGGTTGCCGTCCCCAAACCCAAACCGGTCGTCGCTCCCGCAAAGGAAGTGAACAACAGGCGAGTGCCAGGGGGCTGCCTGGCAAGTGCCGCGGTGCGGCGGCACCGCCGGCAGGGCacgccggggcggcgggggctcggCACCCCCTTTCGGGGGCTGTTTGGGGGTTGACCGGAGCGGTTGGTGGGATCCAGATCATCCTTGGGGGgaccaggctgggatggggacatgATGCCGGCACGGCAGGTGCCGTTCACCGTCTCTCCTCTCcgtctttccttccctttcaggaCAGCCATCTGCTCGGTGCTGTAGCGAGGCcggccctgcctgcacctcttctcctcctcttcctcctcttcttcctccacgGGGCCTGCTTTTGCCCAAAGGGGCGCAGGCCAGAGCCGCAGCCCAGGAAAACTCTGATTTCTGGACACCTTGTCCTGCTCCATCCCTTCCTCAGTGGCTGCTCCCACCCCCAATCCGGGGGTGTCCCAATCCGGGGTCTCTGTGCTCGCTGTTGCCGATGAGGCTGGTTTGGCAGCTGGGGAGCGGCACAGAGTGGGAATTaaacccccccccgccctgtccggctgcaggaggagaggagaaaaagggcAGGCATCGCATGGAGGAGAGGAGCGAGGACCAAGGTGGGAGATGAGGAGCaaggaggggagggctgggtACCCCCCCCACGGCcagtcgcccccccccccctccccgggacccccgttcctctccttcccagccAACCGGCCTGCGCTGGCAGATGGTGTCCTGAAAGGACGGGGCTGGGGGTACATCGCGGGCCGagcctggggggctgggggggggggccaccgccccctccccatcctccccgcACCTCACCCGGGGctgtctcccccctccccgcagcagGGCCGTGCCGGCGTTGCCCAGCCTCAACCTGCTGGCCTTCGACCAGGAGAAGCTGGAGAGGAAGGTGAGCCCCGCCGACGCTGTGCCCACGGCGTTTGGGGGGATCCCCTCACCGCTGCATCCCCCCCACCACCGTCACCACCACGTGTGTAtgtcatgtcccccccccccccccgcgctccctGTCCCCGCAGATGCTGGCGTACAGGCAGGCGCAGCGGCCGGTCCCCCCCGAGCTGCGGGAGCAGTACCAGGACATCGCCCGGCGCAGCCAGATCCTGCGGTCACGCCTGCAGCATGGCGACCCCCCCTTCCGCAAAGGTGAGGTGCCTgcgtagtgtgtgtgtgtgggggggcatGGTGCGGGTGTCCATGCCTGCCCCCCCCGActctattttccccttttttctcctctttttagaGTACCTGGCCCAGCTGGAGCGGTACCTGCAGCTCTACACTGAGACGGCGAGGCGCCTGGGCACCGAGGGCAACCGGGTGAggcagccccccctccccaaaaccgcCGTGGGGTAcaccagcacccaagggtgctaTTGGAGGGGGGGGGCCCCCACTCATCCCCCCCCGACATTTCCTTCTCGGCAGGACGCGGCCAAGGAAGCGCTGTACAAGAGGAACCTGGTGGAGAGCGAGGTGAGGGgcaggcctggggggggggggatgtcttTCTGGGggtcccccctgctccccctcacTGCCCCCCTCTTCTCTTCCAGCTCCAAAAGTTCCGCCGAtgagctgcccccccccaccccggggctggGACCAAATGGGGGTGCAGgcgctttgggggggggggggcacacacgggacaacccccccctccccaggtgctGCTGTGACAATCACAGGGATCAGAGCTGCTACGTGTCCCCCCCCGGTCCTTCCCCCTGGGGACACAATGACACTAACCCCCCCCCTCACCCACTCCCGGGgtccccgtccgtcccccccacACACCAAAAAGCACTTTGCCCCCCTCCCGCGGCGGCCGGGTGGGCAGGgaccccctctccccccccaccccgtccccccctcccccgtcACCCCTCCAAGTGCCTGTCCCCAGGGGCTGGGCTGCGCAACGGGTTTATTTTGTGCTTTCACACACAAATCTATAaagtttttaagaagaaaaagccGGGGTTCGGTGAATTCCCCCCCCAGCCGCGTCCGGGGAGGGGGGCGCTAGGACCCTCGGGCGCGGCCCGGGCCTGGTGCTGCCGCCCGTCCCCGTCGTCATGGTAACGGCTGCCGCCAGGCCCCGCCCACTCCCCAGGGACCGCCCCCACCCCGCCGGTGCCTCTTCGCCATAGCAACCCGCTCCGGTGCGGACGGGCGGGAGGGTGGCCCAATCACGGCGCGGGTGCTGCGGTCCTATTGGTCTTAGCGCGTCGCCGGGGTGGGACGCGTTGGGGATGGAAGGCGGCGACGGGCCAATGGAGAGGGGGGTGCCCGCCTCGAGCCGCCGGGTCCCCCAATGAGAGGCGCGGGCGGTGGAGGGGTGGCCAATGGGCGCGCGGCGTGGGCGGGCCGTCGGCGGCGGGCTGGGGCGCTCCGGAAGCTGAGGGGGCCGGGGGAAAATGGCGCCCAGCTCGAAATcggagcggggcggcccggggggaaagcggggcccggcgggggcggcgggcgggtcCTCGGCCGGGTCGGGCCCGCGGGGCCGCCGCGAACACGTCGTGAGGCAGCTCGACCGCGTCAAGGTgagcggggggcggcggggaacatggcggggggcggcggggggcctGAGGGGAGGATGGGACGGCTGAGGGGGCTCTGAGggagatggcggggggggggggtacggcagggggctgaggagggagggaCACTGCACCGGGTGTCGGGGGAGACAGggcgggggtccctggggggggcggtcgtggttgggggggggggccctgaTTTGGGGGTCTGTGAGGGGtttggggggacacggggacgggcGGGGGGAACCCGGGGGGGTTCTGGAGAGGGGCGATGGTGGGAGGGGGGTGTTGGGGGATGGAGGTGGGTGTGTGgtggggagggttgggggggggggtggctggaggccggggggggtccctgatggcgctgcccccccccccccagatcagCGGGCAGCTCTCGCCCCGGCTCTTCCGCAAGCTGCCGCCGCGGGTCTGCGTCTCCCTGAAGAGCATCGTGGACGAGGACTTTCTGTGCGCGGGGTGAGGGTCTGGCGAGGGGTGGGGGGCACACGGGGCGGCCCCCCcatctgcggggggggggggggggtgcgccaGGCTGAGGCTGCTGCGTGTGTCTCCCCGTCTCCCCCCCAGGCACATCTTCCTCGGGTTCTCCAAGTGCGGCCGCTACGTCCTGTCCTACACCAGCAACAGCGGCGACGACGACTTCTCCTTCTACATCTACCATCTCTACTGGTGGGAGTTCAACGTCCACAGCAAGCTCAGACTGGTACCCGCACCCACCCGCCTCCGCCGGACAGACGGATGGACGgacacccccctccctcccgggAGCTTCCCCTGGCGTTTGGGGGGGGGCCCCCCCACCCGCAGCCACCCCCTCCCACCGCGTCCCCTCCCACAGGTGCGGCAGGTTCGGCTCTTCCAGGACGAGGAGATCTACAGCGACCTGTACCTGACGGTCTGCGAGTGGCCCAGCGACTCCTCCAAGGTCATCGTCTTCGGCTTCAAGTGAgcgcgtgtccccccccccacctcgccaccgtgtccgtcccccccccccacgggggCTGCCTTCTCACcgctccacccccaccccccccagcacccgctcCGCCAACGGCCTCCTCGTCAACATGATGATGATGAGCGACGAGAACCACCGTGACATTTACATCAGCGCCGTGGCCATGCCGCCCCCCCGACACTGCCCCGGCTGCCGGGACATGGCCCTCGCCCACCCCGGTGAGCCCCCGCCGTGCCGCCgaacctttcccccccccccgaaacccACGCCATGGGGCCACCACCGGCCCGGCCCCCTGCCCCGACCCCCCCGCTGAGGCATCGCTTCTCCCCGGCTGCCCGCAGGCGACCGGCAGGCGCACTGCCTGCGGCACGGCTTCATGCTGCACACCAAGTACCAGGTGGTGTACCCCTTCCCCACCTTCCAGCCCGCCTTCCAGCTCAAGAAGGACCAGGTCGTGCTGCTCAAACACCAGCTACTCCCTGGTGGCCTGCGCCGTCGCCGTCCACGCCGCAGGTACGGCACCGCCGGGACCCCCGCCGTGCCTcaccgggacaccccccccctcgCCGTAACCTCCCGGCTCCTTCCGCAGGCGACAGCAGCTCTTGCCAAATCCTCTACGAGCGTCGGAGCCCGCCGGTGCCCTGTCGCCGGGCGGGATGCGTCCCGCCGCGGCCGGAGGAGCCGGGGGAGCGGGAAGGGGCCGGGACGCCGGCGCAGCCCCTCGCCGGTCGGGCGGCATCGGGGGACGGGCAGGGCCGGGCGGGCGCGGGCTCTCCCCCGCCGTGGCCAAAGCCAAAGAGTTCGTGGCCGACATCTTCCGGCGTGCCAAGGAGGCCACGGGGCCGACGccggccggcggggggggcgaggaggaggaggaggaggacgaggaggaagGCGACGGTGGCGGCACTGCTGCCACCCGGCTTCGAGTGCCGCCCCCTGCCcgtccccgccgctgcccccccccctgCTCGGGGCCGGCCGGCTCGGGGCGCTGCCCGCCTGCACCCCGCCTCCCCCCGGGGGGACGGCAGCCCCCCGGGCgagcccccccctgcccccggccccccgtgcaccccccccgcgccccccccccgagcccggcTACGTCAACTACACCAAACTGCGCTACGTGCTGGAGCCCGGCGAGCCCGCCGTGCCCGAGGAGGGTGAGCTGCCGGCGGGGCGACTCGGGGTCCCCtcgggggtgccccccccccccgctttaggccccccccctcaccctgttTGCCCCCCCCAGAATACGAGGACGACAAGATCTCGCTGCCCTTTGTTGTCACCGACCTGCGTGGGCGCAGCCTGAAGCCGCTGAAGGAGCGGGCGACGGCGCAGGTGAGTGGGGGGGCGGCTTTGGggtgacccccccctccccgcccagtGCAGCGCCGCAGGGGGGTGATGggcgcctcccccccccccaggggcagTACCTGACGGTGGAGCAACTGACACTGGACTTCGAATACGTCATTAACGAGGTGATCCGTAACGATGCTGCCTGGTCCCGCCAGTTCTGCTCCTTCAGCGACTACGACATCGTCATCCTTGAGGTGGGGGCAGGGATGCGATGGGGGCCCgccccagggccccccccggcccctccagCTCATCCtgacccccccccgccttgtccCCCCCCAGGTGTGCCCCGAGACCAACCAGGTCATCATCAACATCGGGCTGCTGCTCCTGGCCTTCCCCTCGCCCGACGAGGAGGGACAGCTTCGgtgaggggacggggggggccaCGAGCGACGCCCCCCACCctaaaacacccccccccacgccccccccagCTGAGCCCCCTCCTCCCGCAGACCAAAGACCTACCACACCAGCCTGAAGGTCGCCTGGGACCTCAACACCGGCACCTTCGTCAC belongs to Harpia harpyja isolate bHarHar1 chromosome 10, bHarHar1 primary haplotype, whole genome shotgun sequence and includes:
- the CC2D1A gene encoding LOW QUALITY PROTEIN: coiled-coil and C2 domain-containing protein 1A (The sequence of the model RefSeq protein was modified relative to this genomic sequence to represent the inferred CDS: deleted 2 bases in 2 codons), which codes for MGPGPGPRRGAGSRLGPARDRDMSKARRMPPGHGAVIARQMGLLVDLSPEGTAGDDTRDDAAELEAELLALVGGRAVPGEKPKGKTPLPMEAIEKMAALCMKDTDEEEEGDDEEELEDEDDLMAELQEVLGEGEGSTDAPVPPTKVPEAPPEPSDIESTLAERADMYRTAIANAKQAGDSSRVRRYERGLKTLENMLASVKKGKKINEEEIPPPVALGKGASSPQPSPASPLPAACPGSPQPPPQPPAASASKPQPPPKSPKASGPARQLSGGETISSLAIFPPRAPTVPAPRHCCGGRQREYKLAALHAKQRGDLEMATKYYRVAKSFDSLLEAAGNGQPVELSSVPPPPDQLPKELSPGQPQPAAAVPVPEVKPASPAAAFLRLSPKTDVPPPPRDVLEALQQRMERYKTAAAQAKSKGDDRKARMHERIVKQYQDAIRAHKAGKTVDFLELPVPPGFQPIQGMETPSGDQSIAGVLETAMKLASQEVHEEEDGAEKAKPPLMPSLLFPAQPAASPAPVRAAAASQPKQPPPPPQTSSAGAPNSAGVAKPAPKTTAKAQQQLAFLEGRRKQLMQAALRAKQKNDIEGAKLFLRQAKGLDPMIEASQNGLPVDITKVPEAPVNKEDFVLVQRRGVHISPEAASQYLELMKLIRQQHEMCMNYSKQFTHLGNIAETTKFEKLAEDCKQNMEILKQAHARGFPLPKYHYEQRTFSVIKIFPELNSNDMVLSIVKGINLPAPPGVAPNDLDAFVRFEFPYPNAEEAQKDKTNVIKNTDCPEFKEQFKLYMNRGHRGLRRVLQTKGIKFEVAHKGGLFKTDRVIGTAQLKLEALETACEVREIIELLDGRRPTGGKLEVIVRIREPLSSQQLETRTERWLVINPSTMPPVAVPKPKPVVAPAKEVNNRRVPGGCLASAAFLDTLSCSIPSSVAAPTPNPGVSQSGVSVLAVADEAGLAAGERHRVGIKPPPALSGCRRRGEKGQASHGGEERGPSRAVPALPSLNLLAFDQEKLERKMLAYRQAQRPVPPELREQYQDIARRSQILRSRLQHGDPPFRKEYLAQLERYLQLYTETARRLGTEGNRDAAKEALYKRNLVESELQKFRR
- the DCAF15 gene encoding LOW QUALITY PROTEIN: DDB1- and CUL4-associated factor 15 (The sequence of the model RefSeq protein was modified relative to this genomic sequence to represent the inferred CDS: deleted 3 bases in 2 codons), producing the protein MAPSSKSERGGPGGKRGPAGAAGGSSAGSGPRGRREHVVRQLDRVKISGQLSPRLFRKLPPRVCVSLKSIVDEDFLCAGHIFLGFSKCGRYVLSYTSNSGDDDFSFYIYHLYWWEFNVHSKLRLVRQVRLFQDEEIYSDLYLTVCEWPSDSSKVIVFGFNTRSANGLLVNMMMMSDENHRDIYISAVAMPPPRHCPGCRDMALAHPGDRQAHCLRHGFMLHTKYQVVYPFPTFQPAFQLKKDQVVLLNTSYSLVACAVAVHAAGDSSSCQILYERRSPPVPCRRAGCVPPRPEEPGEREGAGAGAAPRRSGGIGGRAGPGGRGLSPAVAKAKEFVADIFRRAKEATGPTPAGGGGEEEEEEDEEEGDGGGTAATRLRVPPPAPPRASPPLPPAPRAPPPRPPPEPGYVNYTKLRYVLEPGEPAVPEEEYEDDKISLPFVVTDLRGRSLKPLKERATAQGQYLTVEQLTLDFEYVINEVIRNDAAWSRQFCSFSDYDIVILEVCPETNQVIINIGLLLLAFPSPDEEGQLRPKTYHTSLKVAWDLNTGTFVTVSVGDLTEVKGQTSGSVWSSYRKGCVDTVMKWLVPESSGRYVNRMTNEALHKGCSLKVLADNERYTWIVL